One Vitis riparia cultivar Riparia Gloire de Montpellier isolate 1030 chromosome 4, EGFV_Vit.rip_1.0, whole genome shotgun sequence genomic window carries:
- the LOC117912958 gene encoding copper transporter 5.1-like: MMHMTFYWSTSVTLLIDSWKTESWASYGLTLLACLIASAFYQYLEDRRIQLKLIAAVGSSPASASPIEEPLLQSKIGRWSATKFAGAALFGINSAIGYLIMLAVMSFNGGVFLAVVLGLAIGYLLFRSGDGDVAVVDNACACA, encoded by the coding sequence ATGATGCACATGACCTTCTACTGGAGCACGAGCGTGACTCTCCTGATCGACTCGTGGAAGACCGAGTCGTGGGCGAGTTACGGTTTGACTCTACTCGCCTGCCTCATCGCCTCCGCCTTCTACCAGTACTTGGAAGACAGGCGCATCCAGCTCAAGCTCATAGCCGCCGTCGGCTCTTCGCCAGCGTCGGCGTCTCCGATCGAGGAGCCTCTGCTTCAGTCAAAGATCGGGCGGTGGAGTGCGACGAAGTTCGCCGGGGCGGCGCTGTTCGGGATCAATTCGGCGATCGGGTACCTGATCATGCTGGCGGTGATGTCCTTCAACGGCGGAGTGTTTCTGGCGGTGGTCCTGGGGCTCGCGATCGGGTATTTACTGTTCAGAAGCGGAGACGGCGATGTGGCTGTCGTTGATAATGCTTGCGCCTGCGCGTAA
- the LOC117912411 gene encoding uncharacterized protein LOC117912411 produces MAATVEAKAVSGIEIEMQSTSSAKHREVEFAKCDCCGLTEECTIEYIERVRERYQGRWICGLCAEAIKDEIARSKRLISAEEALNRHMNFFKRFRSSNPPNHTESLISAVKQLLLRTLDSPRSLRKGGSICVSSSSESCLSSLDGSTMEPLSDC; encoded by the coding sequence ATGGCTGCTACGGTGGAAGCGAAGGCGGTGTCTGGGATCGAGATTGAGATGCAGTCGACTTCGAGCGCTAAGCATCGGGAAGTGGAGTTTGCGAAATGCGATTGCTGTGGATTGACTGAGGAGTGCACGATTGAGTACATAGAACGCGTTCGCGAGAGGTACCAAGGGCGTTGGATTTGTGGACTTTGCGCGGAGGCGATCAAAGATGAGATTGCGAGATCGAAGAGGCTGATCAGCGCCGAAGAAGCGCTCAATCGGCACATGAACTTCTTCAAACGGTTTAGATCTTCAAATCCGCCTAATCATACTGAGAGCTTGATCTCTGCTGTGAAACAGCTGCTCTTGCGAACTCTGGACTCCCCGAGATCGCTGAGGAAAGGAGGATCCATCTGTGTTTCGTCATCATCGGAAAGCTGTTTATCGTCTCTGGATGGTTCAACAATGGAGCCATTATCGGATTGTTGA
- the LOC117912957 gene encoding G-protein coupled receptor 1 produces the protein MTMAMATGNLTAHDRQILAAVNGGASSLSFVGSGFIVLCYVLFKELRKFSFKLVFYLALSDMLCSFFSIIGDPSQGFFCYAQGYTTHFFCVASFLWTTTIAFTLHRTVVRHKTDVEDLESMFHLYVWGTSLVMTVIRSIGNDHGHLGVWCWAQIGQTGKVVHFITFYVPLWGAILFNGFTYFQVIRMLNNATRMAVGMSERGYQLDARADNMKALNRWGYYPLILIGSWAFGTINRVHDFIEPGHKIFWLSVLDVGMAALMGLFNSIAYGLNSSVRRAIYERLDLFWPEKLRRWFPCSSKSRGQQQESELVSLKIQDPQ, from the exons ATGACGATGGCGATGGCGACGGGGAATCTGACGGCACACGATCGGCAGATTCTGGCGGCGGTGAATGGCGGAGCATCGAGTCTTTCGTTCGTCGGTTCAGGCTTCATCGTCCTCTGCTACGTTCTGTTCAAGGAGCTTCGAAAGTTCTCCTTCAAGCTCGTCTTCTACCTCGCTCTCTCT GACATGCTCTGTAGTTTCTTCAGCATTATTGG AGATCCATCCCAGGGATTTTTTTGCTATGCTCAGGGCTACACCACCCATTTCTTCTGTGTGGCGTCTTTCTTGTGGACTACTACTATTGCTTTCACTCTTCACCGCACTGTTGTTAGACACAAAACTGATGTTGAAGATTTGGAGTCCATGTTTCACTTGTATGTTTGGG GAACTTCACTAGTTATGACTGTGATACGATCTATTGGTAATGACCATGGCCATTTGGGTGTGTGGTGTTGGGCGCAAATAGGTCAAACAGGAAAG GTGGTTCACTTTATAACATTTTATGTTCCCCTTTGGGGTGCTATTCTTTTCAATGGTTTTACATACTTTCAAGTGATACGCATGCTGAATAATGCAACCCGT ATGGCTGTAGGCATGTCAGAGCGGGGATACCAATTGGATGCAAGGGCAGATAACATGAAG GCTTTAAATCGGTGGGGTTACTACCCGCTAATTTTAATAGGATCATGGGCTTTTGGCACCATCAACCGTGTCCATGATTTTATTGAACCAGGACATAAAATCTTTTGGCTCTCAGTTCTTGATGTGGGGATGGCTGCACTTATG GGATTATTCAACTCAATAGCATATGGCCTCAACTCCTCAGTGCGACGGGCAATTTATGAAAGATTGGATCT GTTTTGGCCTGAGAAGCTTCGGAGATGGTTCCCTTGCTCATCAAAGTCCAGAGGCCAGCAGCAGGAAAGCGAACTAGTCTCATTGAAAATCCAAGACCCTCAGTAG
- the LOC117912234 gene encoding serine/threonine-protein kinase RIPK has translation MTLKITWKTIMPGCYKTETPIAESRKKPVSKQGSFQRLSLSDLSNPGSPLSVDDISNSLIGSNLYIFTLAELREITHNFSPSNLLGEGGFGPVYKGFIDEKLRPKLKAQPVAVKLLDLDGLQGHREWLAEIIFLGQLRHPHLVKLIGYCCEDEHRLLIYEYMARGSLENQLFRRYSAALPWSTRMKILFGAAKGLAFLHEGDKPVIYRDFKASNILLDPDYTAKLSDFGLAKDGPEGDETHVSTRIMGTHGYAAPEYIMTGHLTTMSDVYSFGVVLLEVISGKRSMDKTRPSREQSLVEWARPMLKDPRKLDRVIDSRLEGLFSTKGAQKAAELAYKCLSHQAKARPAMSDVVKILEPLQDFDDTVISPFVYVVPAEGEVGDESESEKDISHQEIKERDDGQQNRPAWRQRIKLPLSLVAYSESALYKKFRHELNSQTYQ, from the exons ATGACTCTGAAGATCACATGGAAGACTATCATGCCAGGTTGTTACAAGACTGAGACCCCTATCGCCGAGTCGAGGAAGAAACCAGTTTCGAAGCAGGGTTCTTTCCAGAGACTATCTCTTTCCGACTTGAGCAACCCCGGCTCCCCGCTCTCCGTCGATGATATATCGAATTCCCTTATCGGTTCCAACCTCTATATCTTCACCCTTGCAGAGCTTAGAGAGATCACACACAACTTTTCGCCCAGTAATCTACTTGGAGAAGGCGGGTTTGGACCGGTTTACAAGGGGTTCATAGACGAAAAGCTTAGGCCAAAGTTGAAGGCTCAGCCTGTAGCTGTGAAATTACTTGACTTGGATGGCCTTCAAGGCCATAGAGAATGGCTG GCAGAAATAATCTTTCTTGGGCAACTGAGGCATCCACACCTTGTTAAACTGATTGGATACTGTTGTGAAGACGAGCACAGGCTTCTGATATATGAGTACATGGCAAGAGGGAGCTTAGAAAATCAACTCTTCAGAA GATATTCTGCTGCCTTGCCATGGTCAACCAGGATGAAGATCCTGTTCGGAGCAGCCAAGGGCCTGGCCTTCCTCCATGAAGGAGACAAACCAGTAATATACCGGGATTTTAAGGCTTCCAACATTTTATTAGACCCT GATTACACGGCTAAACTCTCTGATTTCGGGCTAGCGAAGGACGGTCCAGAAGGCGATGAGACTCACGTATCAACCCGAATAATGGGAACACATGGCTATGCCGCTCCTGAGTATATCATGACTG GACATTTGACAACCATGAGTGATGTATACAGCTTTGGAGTTGTGCTGTTGGAGGTAATAAGTGGTAAACGGTCGATGGACAAAACAAGGCCAAGTCGCGAGCAAAGCCTTGTGGAATGGGCGAGACCGATGCTCAAGGACCCGCGAAAACTTGACCGAGTAATAGACTCGAGACTTGAGGGACTGTTTTCTACCAAGGGGGCGCAGAAGGCAGCTGAATTGGCCTACAAATGTCTGAGCCACCAAGCCAAGGCTAGGCCGGCAATGAGCGATGTGGTGAAGATACTGGAGCCTCTGCAGGACTTTGATGATACTGTGATCAGCCCTTTTGTGTATGTGGTTCCAGCTGAAGGGGAGGTAGGAGATGAGAGTGAAAGCGAGAAGGACATTTCACatcaagaaatcaaagaaaggGACGACGGCCAGCAAAACCGGCCCGCCTGGAGACAAAGAATCAAGCTGCCACTGTCTCTAGTGGCTTACTCGGAATCTGctttgtataaaaaatttagacatGAGTTGAACAGTCAAACATATCAGTAA